TTCCGGAAGTCTGACTCCCTTCGACTCGGGACTACCGCGGGATGCCGCCGCTGGAAGTCGCGGAATCGCCGTCAACAGCAACTTGCGCCAGGCTGCGGGCATAGCCGTCAGACCCTAGCCGAGTGGTGCTATACGGCGCCGCCATCACCCTTCAGGCCTGTTGAGGCGGTTTACCCGGCGACCGAGATGAAGCGGGTTAGTGTACTACATTGTGAATGGAGACAGTTGAGGCTGAGGTCGGAATCTTGGGAAGGCTGGATACTGGCGAGCGTCCGGAATGGACTATCCGGAAGAGTATCCAAATGATCTATCGACCCATTAAAACAATGCGGGGTGCCAAGAGAATCCGTGGAATCGCGATCTGGATTGCCGCTGTGAATTCCGCCCTGAGCTTTTTCCCGGACTTCCATGCCGCCCAGGGCAGCCTGCCCAATCTCAGACCGCACCAGCCACGGGATTGGTCGGTCAGGATCGTGGTCTCCAATGGGAAGGACACTCACAGCGACAGCTCGCCACTGAGGGACACCGATGATCTGTTCGTTGACTTTGCCGTGCTCAACGCCGGAGCTGCTTCGGTGACCGAGACCTTTCGTATGGAGCTCTTTGTCAACGGACGGCTGGCTCGGACATTTGAAAATGAAAGGTCTTCTGATTCCCCCCTTATGAGTAACTATTTCGTATCGTGGTCCGACTATTGGATCGGACGATTGAGCGCCGGCACACACACCCTCAAGATCGTTGTCGATACCGAAGACTCGGTTGCGGAGAGCAACGAACGGGACAACGAGTACAGCAGAACCATTACGGTCCGGCAAGGTTCAATTTCCGGTTGCTTTCCCGTCACAACCGAGGTAGTCCCGCAGGGGGCAGGTACCATCACCCCGAGCCGGACGTCGACTTGCACCGCCACAACCAACAGGCTCAGCAGCCTCACCTTGGGCGAGGCTGCTTTCACACCGCCTTCGGACGAGCCCGTCGTAGCAGTCAAACCCACCGCAAGCGCTCAAAGGGTCAGGGCCTTGGCGGCGTTGACCGCCAAGGCTCAGGCTGAGGGCCGGGTGAGAGTCATCGTCGGGTTGCGAGCTGAAGGAGGCTCCGAAGCCTCGGCGGCAAGCAACTTCAAGGACGCAGAGGCGCGGGCGGACATGGTGAGCCGGGTCGACCGAGCCCAGCAGGCCCTCTTGGTCCGAATGAGCGGCTACAGCCTCTCGTCCGTCAAGAAGTTCAAGTACATACCCTACCTGGCCATGGAAGTGGATGCGGGCGCACTGGAGGCTCTGGCCTCGGATCCGGAGGTGGTCAGCATCGAAGAGGACAAGCTGCTTAAGCCGAAGCTGGAGGAAAGCGTTCCCCTGGTGGGAGCGCCTCGGGCCTGGAGCCAGGGATTCAGCGGCTCGGGCCAGACCATCGCCATCCTGGATACCGGGGTGGACAGGGACCATCGCTTTCTGGCGGGGAAGGTCGTGTCGGAGGCCTGCTACTCGGGCTCGGGTGATGGAGACTCACTCTGTCCTGGAGGCGTTTCCCAGTCCACCCGTCCGGGCTCTGGTATGCCCTGTTCGGACCCCGAGTTGCCCGGCTGCTTTCATGGGACGCACGTTGCCGGGATCGCCGCGGGTAGAGGGCCGGATTTCTCAGGCGTGGCCAGAGACGCCAAGCTCATCTCGATACAGGTTTTCTCGAAGTACGGGGCTGACGATTGCCGGGAAGAAGAAGAGGAAGAAGAGGAAGAAGAGGAATCGGCCGAACCCTGCTTGAGATCGAGCTGGACCGATCAGATCTCCGGCTTGGAACGAATCCTCGAATTGAGTGACCGTTTCGATGTTGCGGCTGTCAACCTGAGCTTAGGCACCGTGGACACCTTTCCCGCTGTTTGCGACGATTTTGCTCCAGCCTATAAAGCAATTGTCGATAAGCTACGCGCCGTCGATATTGTCGCTATCTCATCTTCCGGAAACGAAGAATCCTCCACGGGTATCAATTCCCCTGCCTGCATCTCCAATGTTGTGAGCGCTGGATCGACCGACGATGGCAGTCCCGGTCGCGACGGCTCGGAGACAAAACGGGACGAGGTCTCCGACTTCTCCAACAGTTCCGCGGAGCTGGATTTGCTGGCGCCGGGCCGGTGGATCACATCGTCGTATCCTGAAAACTACTTCGCCACGGCGTTAGGAACGTCTCTAGCGGCTCCCCACGTCGCCGGAGCCTGGGCCGTGCTCAAGTCCAAGGCGCCCAATGCCTCGGTGGAGGAGGTGCTCTCCGCCCTGAAGAGCACGGGCGTATCGATCACCGACTCGCGAAACAACATCACAAGACCCCGCATCCAGGTCGATGCAGCCGCGGGCGTCCTGGAGTCCCAGCCGCGGTTCACCTATACTTCCGGGACGAGTCTGACTTTAACGGCGAGTCCCAACTCGGGCTTTGGGTTCGAAAGCTGGCGGGGGTGCGATTCCGTGTCCGGCAACCGCTGCACCGTCCGGGTAAGCTCCGCACGAAACGTGACCGCCCTCTTTGAGTCGGTTGCAATCCAGGAGCCGCTCCAGGTTCCCTACCAGCTCACCGCCACGCCCTTGGGACCCAATCGCATCCGTCTCAACTGGAGGGACGACAACGGCGTGATCGCGAGTGGGTTTCGCATCGATAGGCAAGACCAGGGCGGGAGCTGGGAGTTGCTGGTATGGCTCTCGAGGACCCGCAGGGAGTTCGTGGACGGCAGCGTGGAGCCGGAGCGTTCCTACGGTTATCGGATGTATGCCTATGATCGGGATGGGGAGGTTTCTGACTGGTCGAGGACGGCCTCAGCCACGACGCCTCCGATTCCCGTGGATGAGGGGCTCATTCCCCTCATGTCCCGCCGCTGGGTGATTCCCACCACCGCCAACGTTCCCGG
The sequence above is drawn from the Acidobacteriota bacterium genome and encodes:
- a CDS encoding S8 family serine peptidase encodes the protein MNSALSFFPDFHAAQGSLPNLRPHQPRDWSVRIVVSNGKDTHSDSSPLRDTDDLFVDFAVLNAGAASVTETFRMELFVNGRLARTFENERSSDSPLMSNYFVSWSDYWIGRLSAGTHTLKIVVDTEDSVAESNERDNEYSRTITVRQGSISGCFPVTTEVVPQGAGTITPSRTSTCTATTNRLSSLTLGEAAFTPPSDEPVVAVKPTASAQRVRALAALTAKAQAEGRVRVIVGLRAEGGSEASAASNFKDAEARADMVSRVDRAQQALLVRMSGYSLSSVKKFKYIPYLAMEVDAGALEALASDPEVVSIEEDKLLKPKLEESVPLVGAPRAWSQGFSGSGQTIAILDTGVDRDHRFLAGKVVSEACYSGSGDGDSLCPGGVSQSTRPGSGMPCSDPELPGCFHGTHVAGIAAGRGPDFSGVARDAKLISIQVFSKYGADDCREEEEEEEEEEESAEPCLRSSWTDQISGLERILELSDRFDVAAVNLSLGTVDTFPAVCDDFAPAYKAIVDKLRAVDIVAISSSGNEESSTGINSPACISNVVSAGSTDDGSPGRDGSETKRDEVSDFSNSSAELDLLAPGRWITSSYPENYFATALGTSLAAPHVAGAWAVLKSKAPNASVEEVLSALKSTGVSITDSRNNITRPRIQVDAAAGVLESQPRFTYTSGTSLTLTASPNSGFGFESWRGCDSVSGNRCTVRVSSARNVTALFESVAIQEPLQVPYQLTATPLGPNRIRLNWRDDNGVIASGFRIDRQDQGGSWELLVWLSRTRREFVDGSVEPERSYGYRMYAYDRDGEVSDWSRTASATTPPIPVDEGLIPLMSRRWVIPTTANVPGRFGGIFKTNLTLANLGEDDIEITARLYGSRGLVKEETISLKAVTYHSWNDFLDSLFEYRGAGAVEFTAEKPFQVASVEVFIETSSGRNTTVVLNQPTPPLIYTGSAISLGVNVNDDKRTNIGVFNSSSRSQTVTARVHSKERGADPVQVIRFRLPAKGYSQMSVSARVEDGFISWSIPREAYLYVVSVDNNSNDGTLTFPIPLE